The DNA segment CAGTGGGCCGCAGCTTCTTCGACGCCTCCGGTGACCGGTTCGTCGGTACGGGCAACTACAGCGAGATGTTCCGGGACCCCACCACACTCAAAGCGATCCGCAACACCACGATCTGGGTGATCGCTGCCCCCACTCTCCTGACCGGACTCGGTCTCCTGCTCGCGGTGCTCGTCGAGAAGATCCGCTGGGCCACCGCGTTCAAACTGCTGCTGTTCATGCCGATGGCCGTCTCGTTCCTGGCCGCCGGCATCATCTTCCGGCTCGCCTACGACCAGGACCCCAGCAAGGGCGTACTGAACGCCACCGTGGTCAGCGTCCACGACGCCTTCAAGGGCACATCGCCCTATCCGACGGCCCGGATCCGCGACGGACAGGGCCTCACCAGATCTTCCGACGGCTCGTACCGCACGAGGGCCGGCTCCACCCCCGGCCACACGGTCTCCCTCCCACTGGTCGGTGTACTCCCCAAGGACCTACCGAAGGGCGCTGCGCCCGCCGCGGGAGCTGCCGGACGGAAAGCCATGCCGGACGAACTGCGCGGTGTCGTCTACCTGGACTTCACACCCGGCGGAGCAGGCACACCAGGCCGGGTCGACCGCCGGGAGAGCGGACTGCCGGGGGTGAAGGTCGAGGCCGTCCAGCACGGAAGGACCGTCGCGCACACGCAGACGGCAGCCGACGGGTCCTTCGACTTCTCCGGGCTCCACGGCGGCTCGTACACACTGAAACTGCCCGCATCGAACTTCGCCCCGCCCTACCAGGGCGTGTCCTGGCTCGGGCCCGCGCTCGTCACACCCGCGATCATCGGGGCCTATCTCTGGATCTGGACCGGTTTCTCCATGGTCCTCATCAGTGCCGGGCTCGCCGCACTCCCCCGTGACGCACTGGAGGCGGCCCGGATGGACGGCGCCGGCGAGTGGCAGATCTTCCGCAGGATCACCGTACCCCTGCTGGCCCCGGTCCTCACGGTCGTCTTCGTCACCCTCGTGATCAACGTGATGAAGGTCTTCGACCTCGTCTACATCATCGCCCCCGGACCGGTGCAGGAGAACGCCACCGTGCTCGCCACCCAGATGTGGCTGGTGTCCTTCGGCGGCGGCAACAACCAGGGGCTGGGCAGCGCCCTCGGCGTACTGCTCCTGGCCCTGGTGACGCCCGCCATGATCTTCAACGTCCGCCGCTTCCGAAGGAGCCAGCGATGAACGCGCTCAGGCGAGGCCTCTCCAGCGGCCTGGTCCAGGCATTCCTGGTGATCGTCGGCCTGCTCTGGCTCACCCCGCTCGCCGGACTGTTCTTCTCCTCGCTCCGCTCGTCCCAGGACAACGCGGGCAGTGGCTGGTGGACCAGCCTGGCCAGCCCCGGAAAGCTGTCCTTCGACAACTACTCCGCGCTCCTCGGCAACGCGGGCATGACACGG comes from the Streptomyces sp. NBC_01471 genome and includes:
- a CDS encoding ABC transporter permease subunit, which translates into the protein MNHAPPPPALIAVHKRRARRRGRVIALAFALPALLLLGALVVYPVLFSVGRSFFDASGDRFVGTGNYSEMFRDPTTLKAIRNTTIWVIAAPTLLTGLGLLLAVLVEKIRWATAFKLLLFMPMAVSFLAAGIIFRLAYDQDPSKGVLNATVVSVHDAFKGTSPYPTARIRDGQGLTRSSDGSYRTRAGSTPGHTVSLPLVGVLPKDLPKGAAPAAGAAGRKAMPDELRGVVYLDFTPGGAGTPGRVDRRESGLPGVKVEAVQHGRTVAHTQTAADGSFDFSGLHGGSYTLKLPASNFAPPYQGVSWLGPALVTPAIIGAYLWIWTGFSMVLISAGLAALPRDALEAARMDGAGEWQIFRRITVPLLAPVLTVVFVTLVINVMKVFDLVYIIAPGPVQENATVLATQMWLVSFGGGNNQGLGSALGVLLLALVTPAMIFNVRRFRRSQR